The following coding sequences are from one Veillonella rodentium window:
- a CDS encoding YlqD family protein: protein MEEITLRVPVAVKAKVTEDLKAKITADLETRLDMVNKDLEQIEFQAQRILADAAKVDATSLTAIRQQIDEEKNKRLAFKEEVTAKLKEAQELSLGTEITQGTLEQTVTVKLGDDLDALMGAEILLEDGKIVAFRQ from the coding sequence ATGGAAGAAATAACATTACGTGTCCCTGTAGCAGTAAAAGCAAAAGTAACAGAAGACTTGAAAGCGAAGATTACAGCAGATCTTGAAACTCGCCTGGATATGGTGAATAAAGATTTGGAACAAATCGAGTTTCAGGCGCAACGTATTTTAGCTGATGCGGCTAAAGTTGATGCCACAAGTCTTACTGCGATTCGTCAACAAATCGACGAAGAGAAAAACAAACGCTTGGCTTTCAAAGAAGAAGTAACAGCTAAATTGAAAGAGGCTCAAGAATTAAGCTTGGGAACTGAAATTACTCAAGGCACATTGGAGCAAACGGTTACCGTTAAACTCGGGGATGATTTGGATGCCTTGATGGGCGCTGAAATCCTATTAGAAGACGGTAAAATCGTTGCGTTTCGTCAATAA
- the rimM gene encoding ribosome maturation factor RimM (Essential for efficient processing of 16S rRNA) yields MKHNDFITIGVIIAPHGVRGDLRIMPRTDFPERFMNMDACYIDGKEYHVASARFHKQYVLASFKEIPDRNAAELFSKKEIQVRREDLVELPEGRYYIFDIIGLEVQDTKGNVLGTVTDVLQPGANDVYVVSKEGEPDQLFAAIEDVIKDIDMDRQLMIVDPPEWI; encoded by the coding sequence ATGAAGCATAACGATTTCATCACAATAGGTGTTATCATCGCCCCGCACGGCGTGCGGGGTGATCTTCGTATTATGCCTCGAACCGACTTTCCTGAGCGGTTTATGAATATGGATGCCTGTTACATCGATGGTAAAGAATACCACGTTGCATCCGCCCGCTTTCACAAGCAATATGTATTAGCATCCTTTAAGGAAATTCCGGACCGTAATGCGGCTGAATTATTCAGTAAGAAAGAAATTCAAGTTCGCCGTGAGGATCTGGTGGAATTGCCTGAGGGTCGTTATTACATTTTTGATATTATCGGTCTTGAGGTACAAGATACAAAGGGAAATGTGCTCGGCACGGTGACTGATGTGTTGCAGCCCGGTGCTAATGATGTATATGTGGTTTCCAAAGAAGGGGAACCGGATCAATTGTTTGCGGCTATAGAGGATGTTATTAAGGACATCGATATGGACCGACAGTTGATGATCGTAGATCCGCCTGAATGGATATAA